From a region of the Alnus glutinosa chromosome 1, dhAlnGlut1.1, whole genome shotgun sequence genome:
- the LOC133881059 gene encoding major pollen allergen Bet v 1-M/N-like: MGVFTYEAETTSVIPPAKLFKAFVLDGDNLIPKVAPQAIKSIEITEGNGGPGTIKKINFDEGSQFKYVKHKVEEIDHANFTYSYSVIEGDALSDILEKINYEIKIVASPDGGSILKSISKYHTKGDHEIKEEQIKAGKEKSSGLFKAVEGYLLAHPDEY, from the exons TCCCTCCGGCTAAGCTGTTCAAGGCCTTTGTCCTAGATGGTGACAACCTCATCCCAAAGGTTGCACCACAGGCCATTAAGAGCATTGAAATCACTGAAGGAAATGGAGGGCCCGGAACCATTAAGAAGATCAACTTCGATGAAG GCAGCCAATTCAAATACGTGAAGCACAAGGTTGAGGAAATTGACCACGCAAACTTTACATATAGCTACAGTGTGATTGAAGGTGATGCTTTGTCGGACATACTGGAGAAAATCAATTACGAGATCAAGATAGTAGCATCCCCTGATGGGGGATCTATCTTGAAGAGCATTAGCAAGTATCACACCAAAGGAGACCATGAGATAAAGGAAGAGCAAATTAAGGCTGGCAAAGAAAAGTCCTCGGGACTTTTCAAAGCTGTTGAGGGCTACCTCTTGGCACACCCTGATGAGTACTAG